The Pseudolabrys sp. FHR47 genome contains a region encoding:
- a CDS encoding TRAP transporter small permease: protein MNGAVARGPVDRFIDAIEVAAASFLAVVTLLTFVSVLLRYFFAWAIPDSYDFTRLLLGILIFWGIAVAGYRGDHISVDLLWSASPPWAKRALDVFAALVTLVAMVALTWMFAVKVVGTRADNVGTFDLRQPVWVYYFIAWIGLASSVVLLIARTVRLVFWPEKLARPSEIHSVE, encoded by the coding sequence ATGAACGGCGCGGTGGCCCGCGGTCCGGTTGACCGCTTCATCGATGCCATCGAGGTGGCGGCGGCGAGTTTTCTCGCCGTCGTTACCTTGCTGACATTCGTTTCTGTGCTGCTGCGCTACTTCTTTGCGTGGGCGATTCCCGATTCCTACGATTTTACGCGTCTGTTGCTCGGGATCCTGATTTTCTGGGGCATTGCCGTCGCCGGTTATCGCGGCGACCATATCTCGGTCGACCTTTTGTGGAGCGCGTCGCCGCCCTGGGCCAAGCGCGCCCTGGACGTGTTTGCCGCGCTTGTGACGCTGGTTGCGATGGTCGCGCTGACCTGGATGTTCGCGGTCAAGGTCGTGGGTACACGCGCCGACAATGTCGGGACTTTCGACCTGCGCCAGCCGGTCTGGGTCTATTATTTCATCGCGTGGATCGGCTTGGCGTCGTCCGTCGTTCTGCTCATTGCTCGCACCGTGCGGCTGGTGTTCTGGCCCGAAAAGCTCGCCCGACCGAGCGAAATCCATTCAGTCGAGTAA